The Oleidesulfovibrio alaskensis DSM 16109 genome has a segment encoding these proteins:
- a CDS encoding microcin C ABC transporter permease YejB translates to MSTYIFKRLALVIPTLFAILTVNFFVIQLCPGGPVEQMIARIQGEERSVLERAGGSSQDEIKVVQSSLDNMGGYRPGAHADPELVERIRRYYGFDKPLLERYWAMLRDFSVFRFGESFYQDKTILELVREKMPVSVSLGLWTTLISYVVSIPLGIRRAVKAGFSFDAWAGFVVVAAGAVPTFLFAILLVILFAGGSYWSVFPLSGLTSPDFESMSAIGKMADYLWHMALPVFSLVIGGFAGMTQLTRNCFLDEIRKQYVATARAKGLTERRVLYGHVFRNAMLIFIAGFPGAFLGLFFTGSLLVEVIFSLDGLGLMGFEATMQRDYPLMFATLYLSTLLGLVVKILSDLTYVLVDPRIDFRSLQK, encoded by the coding sequence ATGAGTACATATATTTTTAAAAGGCTGGCTCTGGTTATTCCGACGTTGTTCGCTATCCTGACAGTGAATTTTTTTGTTATTCAGTTATGCCCGGGGGGGCCTGTGGAACAAATGATTGCACGTATTCAGGGAGAGGAGCGATCTGTTTTGGAACGTGCGGGCGGGTCTTCTCAGGATGAAATAAAAGTCGTGCAAAGCTCTCTGGACAACATGGGAGGATACAGACCCGGGGCCCATGCCGACCCCGAGCTGGTTGAGCGTATACGCAGATATTACGGTTTTGATAAACCGCTTTTGGAGCGGTACTGGGCCATGCTGCGCGATTTTTCCGTATTCCGCTTCGGGGAAAGCTTTTATCAGGACAAAACCATACTGGAACTGGTGAGGGAAAAAATGCCGGTTTCTGTTTCTCTCGGGTTGTGGACCACTTTGATTTCGTATGTTGTTTCTATCCCTCTCGGTATCCGCAGGGCTGTAAAAGCCGGTTTTTCATTTGACGCATGGGCCGGATTTGTTGTTGTGGCAGCCGGCGCAGTTCCCACATTCCTGTTTGCCATTCTGCTGGTCATTCTTTTTGCCGGAGGCAGCTACTGGAGCGTATTTCCTCTCAGCGGCCTGACCTCACCGGATTTTGAATCCATGTCTGCCATCGGAAAAATGGCAGACTACCTGTGGCATATGGCTCTTCCTGTTTTTTCTCTGGTCATCGGCGGCTTCGCAGGCATGACTCAGCTGACACGCAACTGCTTTCTCGATGAAATCAGAAAGCAGTATGTGGCAACGGCTCGCGCCAAAGGTCTTACAGAGCGACGGGTACTGTACGGGCATGTTTTTCGTAATGCCATGCTCATTTTCATTGCCGGTTTTCCCGGTGCTTTTCTGGGATTGTTCTTTACCGGCTCGCTGCTTGTCGAGGTGATTTTCTCTCTGGACGGGTTGGGGCTTATGGGGTTTGAAGCAACTATGCAGCGAGACTATCCGCTGATGTTTGCAACACTTTACCTGTCGACCCTTCTTGGTCTGGTAGTCAAAATTCTCAGTGACCTGACGTATGTTCTGGTCGACCCGCGAATCGATTTCCGCTCATTACAAAAATAA
- a CDS encoding ABC transporter permease, which produces MSILQGVNARRWKVFCSNRRGYFSLLLFLVFFAISLSAEVIANDRPLLLMYKGQLYFPVVSEYPETTFGGEFETTPDYHDPALQHRLQGNGWMIWPPVKYSYSTVSRCAEVPFPAPPSGSHWLGTDDSGRDVLARLLYGFRLSVVFGLLLASFSSIAGICFGAVLGYHGGWLDMAGQRFMEIWGGMPVTYLLIILASFVEPTFWMLLGIMLLFSWMGLVDVVRAEFLKGRKHDYVRSARALGVSNSRIMFRHILPNALVATISFLPFILNGSITTLTSLDFLGFGMPPDSPALGELLSQGKTNIQAPWIGLSAFAVLGGLLMLLVFIGEAARDAFDPNS; this is translated from the coding sequence ATGTCTATATTGCAAGGCGTGAACGCCCGCCGCTGGAAAGTCTTTTGTTCTAACCGCCGCGGGTACTTTTCTTTGCTTCTTTTTTTGGTTTTTTTCGCTATCAGCCTGAGTGCGGAAGTTATTGCCAACGACCGCCCCCTGTTACTTATGTACAAAGGACAACTGTATTTTCCCGTAGTCAGCGAGTACCCGGAAACAACATTTGGCGGAGAATTTGAAACTACACCCGACTATCATGACCCGGCACTGCAACACCGTCTGCAGGGGAACGGCTGGATGATATGGCCTCCGGTAAAATATTCGTACAGCACTGTATCACGCTGCGCCGAAGTTCCGTTTCCCGCACCGCCTTCTGGCTCGCACTGGCTGGGCACCGATGACAGCGGACGCGATGTATTGGCCAGGCTCCTCTACGGGTTCAGGCTTTCAGTCGTTTTCGGCCTTCTGCTCGCCTCTTTCAGTTCTATCGCCGGCATTTGCTTCGGAGCAGTCTTGGGCTACCACGGCGGGTGGCTTGATATGGCCGGGCAGCGTTTTATGGAAATATGGGGCGGAATGCCGGTAACCTACCTGCTTATTATTCTGGCAAGTTTTGTAGAACCTACCTTCTGGATGCTGCTGGGAATCATGTTGCTTTTCAGCTGGATGGGGCTTGTGGACGTCGTCCGCGCCGAGTTTCTGAAAGGTCGGAAACATGATTATGTACGGTCTGCCCGCGCACTGGGGGTTTCAAACTCCCGGATAATGTTCCGCCATATTTTGCCTAACGCACTGGTAGCCACAATATCCTTCCTGCCATTTATCCTGAACGGGTCCATAACAACGCTTACCTCTCTCGACTTTCTGGGATTCGGTATGCCTCCGGACTCTCCCGCGCTGGGAGAGCTTCTTTCGCAAGGTAAAACCAATATTCAGGCCCCATGGATCGGACTATCTGCGTTCGCAGTGCTTGGTGGCTTGCTGATGCTGTTGGTATTCATCGGAGAAGCCGCCCGCGATGCCTTTGATCCGAATTCGTAA
- a CDS encoding GFA family protein translates to MAFEVEGEFEKFYLCHCERCRKDSGSAHAANLFSSTAELRWLEGEEHVRTFDLDGHIKSFCSRCGSALPNIQMGGTLLVVPAGSLDCDVPIRPDGHIFYANKANWDTALENVAVFDRLPEEPDS, encoded by the coding sequence GTGGCGTTTGAGGTCGAAGGGGAGTTTGAAAAATTTTACCTGTGTCACTGTGAGCGATGCAGGAAAGACTCAGGCTCCGCGCATGCTGCCAATTTATTTTCTTCTACGGCTGAATTGCGATGGCTGGAAGGGGAAGAACATGTGCGGACATTTGATCTGGACGGACACATCAAAAGCTTCTGCAGCCGTTGCGGGTCTGCGTTACCGAATATTCAGATGGGCGGAACGCTGCTGGTGGTGCCTGCGGGCAGTCTGGACTGTGATGTTCCCATACGGCCCGATGGTCATATTTTTTATGCGAACAAGGCAAATTGGGACACGGCACTGGAAAATGTAGCTGTTTTTGACAGGCTTCCGGAAGAGCCTGACAGTTGA
- the ngr gene encoding nigerythrin, with translation MKVRAQIPGVKNATNFNVVADSKTPVGSTLENLKAAIAGETAAYTKYMTFAKAAREQGYEQAARLFEATAAAELIHIDLEYTLVAQMDPDYEKPAVQAPASYSCDLNLISGANGEIYETSDMYPAFIKKAQEEGNNKAVAVFTRAKLAEAVHAELYLGAYNDLDAPDDDRFHLCPVCGYIHKGEDFEKCPICFRLKDSFTAY, from the coding sequence ATGAAGGTACGAGCTCAGATTCCCGGTGTGAAGAATGCCACAAATTTTAATGTGGTTGCAGACAGCAAAACGCCCGTGGGCAGCACGCTTGAAAATCTGAAGGCAGCCATTGCAGGGGAAACCGCTGCATACACGAAGTACATGACGTTTGCCAAAGCAGCCAGAGAACAGGGCTATGAACAGGCAGCCCGTCTTTTTGAAGCCACTGCGGCGGCGGAGCTGATCCATATTGATCTGGAATACACTCTGGTAGCACAAATGGATCCGGATTATGAAAAGCCCGCTGTGCAGGCTCCCGCCTCCTACTCCTGCGATCTTAATCTTATCTCCGGCGCCAACGGCGAGATATATGAAACCTCTGACATGTATCCGGCATTTATAAAAAAGGCGCAGGAAGAGGGCAATAACAAGGCCGTTGCCGTGTTTACGCGGGCAAAGCTTGCAGAAGCCGTACATGCGGAACTCTATCTTGGTGCGTACAACGATCTTGACGCCCCGGACGACGACAGGTTTCACCTGTGCCCTGTGTGCGGATACATCCACAAAGGGGAAGACTTCGAGAAGTGTCCCATCTGCTTCCGCCTCAAAGATTCTTTTACCGCATACTAG
- the phnN gene encoding phosphonate metabolism protein/1,5-bisphosphokinase (PRPP-forming) PhnN codes for MTGPLFYVMGPSGAGKDTVLDAVRSRAECAGVLFARRYITRPASAGGERHMPLHPQEFDDMRHAGQFALHWQSHGLHYGIGIEIDGWLAQGHAVVVNGSRGYLKSALLRYPAMHPVLVTAPESLIAERLAQRGRETEAQIRRRLQHNCLLADCGTGKDCAVIVNDSTVQAAAERFFSLLRPYLR; via the coding sequence GTGACCGGCCCGCTGTTTTATGTCATGGGGCCTTCCGGCGCGGGCAAGGATACCGTGCTGGATGCCGTGCGCAGCCGCGCGGAATGCGCCGGAGTTCTCTTTGCACGGCGGTACATCACACGGCCTGCATCAGCCGGCGGTGAACGCCACATGCCGCTTCATCCCCAAGAATTCGACGACATGCGTCATGCAGGTCAGTTTGCCCTGCACTGGCAAAGCCACGGTCTGCACTACGGCATAGGCATAGAAATCGACGGATGGCTGGCACAGGGACACGCCGTGGTCGTCAACGGTTCGCGAGGCTATCTGAAAAGCGCACTGCTGCGGTACCCCGCCATGCATCCCGTGCTTGTGACGGCACCCGAAAGTCTGATTGCAGAACGCCTTGCACAGCGGGGGCGCGAGACTGAAGCGCAGATTCGCAGACGCCTGCAGCACAACTGCCTGCTGGCGGACTGCGGCACCGGCAAAGATTGCGCCGTCATTGTCAATGACTCCACAGTGCAGGCGGCAGCGGAGCGCTTTTTCTCATTATTGCGCCCTTATCTTCGCTGA
- a CDS encoding DUF1045 domain-containing protein, which produces MTARYAIYYLPPRRSRLEALGTDWLGRTPDDPHRKPPRPPLGFSVPEHASLTGAPKKYGFHATLKAPFELAPEVTEKDLLRETATICREHSPFALSGLAVSYFGNFLALTPTAVSPALHKLAADCVRRLDHLRAPLSRHDLERHMRKGLSGRQERLLRRFGYPFVLEEYRFHMTLTDAVETRLRPEYKNRLEALLHAYLADAVPVHEVTVCFQPDRSSPFTERARVALGSTQENAQ; this is translated from the coding sequence ATGACCGCACGTTATGCCATCTATTACCTGCCGCCGCGCCGCTCGCGACTGGAAGCTCTGGGCACGGACTGGCTGGGCAGAACACCCGACGACCCGCACAGAAAACCGCCCCGCCCGCCGCTCGGGTTTTCCGTTCCGGAGCACGCCTCTCTGACCGGTGCACCCAAAAAATACGGCTTTCACGCCACGCTCAAGGCTCCTTTCGAACTGGCGCCGGAAGTCACCGAAAAAGACCTGCTGCGCGAGACAGCAACCATATGCCGCGAACACAGCCCCTTCGCCCTTTCCGGCCTTGCCGTAAGCTATTTCGGCAATTTTCTGGCACTTACTCCCACGGCAGTTTCGCCCGCACTGCACAAACTGGCCGCCGACTGTGTACGCAGGCTTGACCACCTGCGGGCGCCTCTTTCGCGCCACGACCTTGAACGCCATATGCGCAAAGGACTTTCCGGACGGCAGGAGCGTCTGCTGCGCCGGTTCGGCTATCCGTTTGTGCTTGAGGAATACCGCTTTCACATGACGCTGACCGATGCCGTGGAAACGCGCCTGCGGCCGGAATACAAAAACAGGCTTGAAGCATTGCTGCATGCGTATCTGGCAGATGCCGTGCCCGTACACGAAGTCACGGTATGCTTTCAGCCTGACCGCAGCTCGCCGTTTACCGAACGCGCCCGCGTGGCACTGGGCAGCACACAGGAGAATGCGCAGTGA
- a CDS encoding alpha-D-ribose 1-methylphosphonate 5-triphosphate diphosphatase, translating into MTGEVIFTNANVVTPQGTIYGTVVTRDETIAAVEEGTVRTGGVCSCGGSMVRDVEGDYIIPGLIEMHTDHLETQFQPRPGVLWPSALAALVAHDTQVVGSGITTVLDSICCGQLNEGKMRHTLLSMSVAAIRDARSKNILRADHQMHLRCEICDPYVMEMFEPYADEAILRLVSLMDHTPGQRQFCDYAKYREYYKQEDWTDEQFSGLVEKLKGEQERNAAVNRSVILAMCHRRGIPVASHDDTTEEHVAEAVREGITISEFPTTAAAAAKARKLGLGIVMGAPNVVRGGSHSGNISARELAAQGLLDILSSDYVPASLLHGAFMLHQQVGIPLHEALATVTANPARLLSLHDRGEIATGKRADIVRVKLVDDVPVVRTVWRGGNRLL; encoded by the coding sequence ATGACCGGAGAAGTCATATTCACCAACGCCAATGTGGTCACCCCGCAGGGAACCATATACGGCACCGTTGTCACCCGGGACGAAACCATTGCCGCCGTGGAAGAGGGCACCGTCCGCACCGGAGGGGTATGCAGCTGCGGCGGCAGCATGGTACGCGACGTTGAAGGCGACTATATCATCCCCGGGCTTATTGAGATGCACACCGACCATCTGGAAACCCAGTTTCAGCCCCGTCCGGGCGTGCTGTGGCCTTCGGCGCTTGCCGCACTGGTGGCGCACGACACACAGGTTGTCGGTTCCGGCATAACCACGGTGCTCGACTCCATATGCTGCGGCCAGCTGAATGAAGGCAAAATGCGGCACACCCTGCTGTCCATGTCGGTGGCGGCCATACGGGACGCCCGCAGCAAAAATATTCTGCGGGCCGATCATCAGATGCATCTGCGTTGCGAAATATGCGACCCCTATGTCATGGAAATGTTTGAACCGTATGCGGATGAGGCTATCCTGCGGCTTGTCTCGCTGATGGACCACACTCCCGGACAGCGGCAGTTCTGCGACTACGCCAAGTACCGCGAATACTACAAACAGGAAGACTGGACTGACGAGCAGTTTTCCGGACTGGTGGAAAAACTGAAAGGCGAGCAGGAACGCAACGCCGCCGTCAACCGCTCCGTGATTCTGGCCATGTGCCACAGACGGGGCATACCCGTGGCCAGCCACGACGATACCACCGAAGAACATGTGGCCGAGGCCGTGCGCGAAGGCATAACCATATCGGAATTTCCCACCACGGCCGCAGCCGCGGCCAAAGCTCGCAAGCTGGGGCTGGGTATTGTCATGGGCGCTCCCAATGTGGTGCGCGGCGGATCACATTCCGGTAACATATCCGCACGCGAACTGGCGGCGCAGGGCCTGCTGGACATCCTTTCTTCCGACTATGTTCCCGCAAGCCTGCTGCACGGCGCCTTCATGCTGCATCAGCAGGTCGGCATACCGCTGCATGAGGCGCTGGCCACGGTGACGGCCAACCCCGCTCGTCTGCTCAGCCTGCACGACAGAGGCGAGATAGCAACCGGCAAACGCGCGGATATTGTCCGGGTGAAGCTGGTGGACGATGTGCCCGTGGTGCGCACGGTATGGCGGGGCGGCAACCGCCTGCTGTAG
- the phnL gene encoding phosphonate C-P lyase system protein PhnL: MTVMLDVQNVCKTFTLHNQGGTHIAVFNNLSLQVRAGECVALSGRSGAGKSTLLRSLYANYKPTAGSISVLHRGTMVDIVPAPPRKVLEIRKYTIGYVSQFLRVIPRVTALDIVAAARKEVTGHTAEARKQAAELLERMNIPRRLWDIAPATFSGGEQQRVNIARGFAVPYPVLLLDEPTASLDGANKQIVTELIHEAKARGTAVVGIFHDDDVRGAVADRVFDMQTMEMAA; encoded by the coding sequence ATGACTGTAATGCTGGACGTGCAGAACGTGTGCAAAACATTCACCCTGCATAATCAGGGAGGAACACACATCGCTGTCTTCAACAATCTTTCACTTCAGGTGCGGGCCGGAGAATGCGTAGCGCTTTCCGGCCGGTCCGGCGCGGGCAAATCCACCCTGCTGCGCTCGCTGTATGCAAACTACAAACCCACAGCCGGCTCCATCAGCGTGCTGCACCGCGGCACCATGGTGGATATTGTCCCGGCCCCGCCGCGCAAGGTGCTGGAAATCCGCAAATACACCATAGGCTATGTCAGCCAGTTTCTGCGCGTCATTCCGCGCGTTACCGCACTGGATATAGTGGCGGCCGCCCGCAAAGAAGTGACGGGCCATACGGCAGAAGCCCGGAAACAGGCAGCCGAACTGCTGGAGCGCATGAATATTCCGCGCAGACTGTGGGACATTGCACCCGCCACGTTTTCCGGCGGCGAACAGCAGCGCGTGAACATCGCACGGGGATTTGCCGTGCCCTACCCCGTGCTGCTGCTGGACGAGCCCACGGCATCGCTGGACGGCGCCAACAAGCAGATAGTGACAGAGCTGATACATGAGGCAAAAGCACGCGGAACCGCCGTTGTAGGCATCTTTCATGATGACGACGTGCGCGGTGCCGTGGCCGACCGTGTTTTTGACATGCAGACCATGGAGATGGCGGCATGA
- the phnK gene encoding phosphonate C-P lyase system protein PhnK: MDNLLSVSGRFPAARNIPAPGMPAAHCEENPLLSVKGLSRYYGDRAGCLDVSFDLYPGEIIGIVGESGSGKSTLLNCISGRQAPTCGSVHYRGKDGTLCNVHAAPEHIRRMLMRTEWGYVHQNPRDGLRGNVSAGANIGERLMGVGMRHYGNIRQRSATWLDRVEIARNRMDDLPRTFSGGMQQRLQIARNLVSAPRLVFMDEPTGGLDVSVQARLLDLLRGLVADMGLAVVIVTHDLAVARILAHRLMVMCQGQVVEAGLTDQVLDDPHHHYTQLLVSSILQV; this comes from the coding sequence ATGGATAATCTGCTCAGCGTTTCCGGCCGTTTTCCGGCCGCACGGAATATACCCGCACCCGGCATGCCCGCAGCGCATTGCGAAGAAAATCCGCTTCTCAGCGTCAAAGGGCTGAGCAGATATTACGGAGACCGCGCAGGCTGCCTTGATGTCTCCTTTGATCTCTACCCCGGCGAAATCATCGGCATTGTAGGCGAATCCGGCTCCGGCAAATCCACGCTGCTCAACTGCATTTCCGGCCGTCAGGCACCCACCTGCGGCTCGGTGCACTATCGCGGCAAGGACGGCACCCTGTGCAATGTGCACGCCGCGCCGGAGCATATCCGCCGCATGCTCATGCGCACGGAGTGGGGATATGTGCACCAGAACCCCCGCGACGGCCTGCGGGGCAATGTGAGCGCGGGTGCCAACATCGGCGAACGGCTCATGGGCGTGGGCATGCGTCACTACGGCAACATCCGCCAGCGGTCGGCCACGTGGCTGGACCGTGTGGAAATTGCCCGCAACCGCATGGACGACCTGCCGCGCACCTTTTCCGGCGGCATGCAGCAGCGGCTGCAGATAGCACGCAATCTGGTATCTGCCCCGCGGCTTGTTTTTATGGATGAGCCCACCGGCGGGCTGGATGTTTCGGTACAGGCGCGCCTGCTGGACCTGCTGCGCGGGCTGGTGGCCGACATGGGACTGGCCGTGGTTATTGTGACGCATGATCTGGCAGTGGCCCGCATTCTGGCACACCGGCTCATGGTCATGTGTCAGGGGCAGGTGGTGGAGGCAGGTCTGACCGATCAGGTGCTGGACGACCCGCACCACCACTACACCCAGCTGCTGGTTTCTTCCATCCTGCAGGTCTGA
- a CDS encoding alpha-D-ribose 1-methylphosphonate 5-phosphate C-P-lyase PhnJ: MTQCNTTAAGGPRLAAQGYNFAFLDEQTKRMVRRATLKAVAIPGYQVPFASREMPMPYGWGTGGIQITASVIGRDDTLKVIDQGADDTTNAVSIRSFFRRTTGVATTEDTAGATLIQTRHRIPEQPLSDGQILIFQVPIPEPLRWMEPRETETRKMHAHQEYGVMHVKLYEDIARHGHIATSFDYPVLVAGRYIASPSPNPKFDNPKMDNSPALQLFGAGREQRIYAIPPYTAVRSLDFEDHPFSVQQWDDVCGLCGASDSYLDEIILDNQGNRMFVCSDSNYCAGRRAQGHTGAMAAPSAHREPVPASGRKEEADNG, encoded by the coding sequence ATGACACAGTGCAACACCACAGCAGCAGGCGGCCCACGGCTTGCGGCGCAGGGGTATAATTTCGCCTTTCTGGACGAACAGACCAAGCGCATGGTGCGCCGCGCCACACTGAAAGCCGTGGCGATTCCCGGTTATCAGGTGCCTTTCGCCAGCCGCGAAATGCCCATGCCGTACGGCTGGGGCACGGGCGGCATCCAGATAACCGCGTCGGTCATCGGGCGTGACGACACCCTCAAGGTTATCGATCAGGGCGCGGACGACACCACCAACGCGGTCTCCATCCGCAGCTTTTTCCGGCGCACAACGGGAGTTGCCACCACGGAGGACACCGCCGGAGCAACACTCATCCAGACCCGTCACCGTATTCCCGAACAGCCGCTCAGCGACGGGCAGATACTGATTTTTCAGGTACCCATTCCCGAACCGCTGCGCTGGATGGAACCGCGGGAAACCGAAACGCGCAAAATGCATGCACATCAGGAGTACGGGGTGATGCATGTGAAGCTGTACGAAGATATTGCCCGTCACGGTCATATTGCCACCAGCTTCGACTACCCCGTGCTGGTGGCAGGCAGATACATCGCCAGTCCCTCGCCCAACCCCAAGTTTGACAACCCCAAAATGGACAACAGCCCGGCGCTGCAGCTGTTCGGGGCAGGCCGCGAACAGCGCATCTACGCCATCCCGCCGTACACCGCGGTACGCAGCCTCGACTTCGAGGATCATCCGTTCAGCGTGCAGCAATGGGATGACGTATGCGGGCTGTGCGGGGCATCCGACAGCTACCTTGATGAAATAATTCTCGATAACCAGGGAAACAGGATGTTTGTCTGTTCCGACAGCAACTACTGCGCCGGACGCAGAGCGCAGGGGCACACCGGCGCCATGGCCGCGCCCTCTGCGCACCGTGAACCGGTGCCTGCATCCGGCCGGAAGGAGGAAGCCGACAATGGATAA
- a CDS encoding carbon-phosphorus lyase complex subunit PhnI, with amino-acid sequence MYVAVKGGEKAIASAHLYLAAERRGDPAVPEISVAQIREQMRLAVDRVMTEGSLYDPELAALALKQARGDAIEAIFLLRAYRTTLPRLCTSLPLETTAMQLRRRISAAFKDMPGGQLLGPTFDYTHRLLDFSLADGQANRHAAPPAPLQAEPLQEPHAETPRILDFLHGDGLVEAAGNPDAHHVGDITREPLELPAERDIRLQNLTRADEGFLLAMGYSTQRGFKSSGGHPFAGEIRMGSVAVHVVPEELGFAVNIGDITVTESEIVSLYDGSEDTPPAFTRGYGITFGSGERKAISMALVDRALRCRELHEDITAPAQDEEFVLMHSDNVEATGFVEHLKLPHHVDFQSELEILRRLRTNWAQSKARREAREQAAQQAAQQADQQDSASAALLEGAA; translated from the coding sequence ATGTATGTAGCAGTGAAAGGCGGCGAAAAAGCCATTGCCAGCGCACACCTGTATCTGGCCGCAGAACGCCGCGGCGATCCCGCAGTGCCGGAAATCAGCGTGGCCCAGATACGCGAACAGATGCGGCTGGCAGTGGACCGCGTCATGACCGAAGGTTCGCTGTATGATCCGGAACTGGCAGCACTGGCCCTTAAACAGGCCCGCGGCGATGCCATCGAGGCCATTTTTCTGCTGCGGGCCTACCGCACCACCCTGCCGCGGCTCTGCACCAGTCTGCCGCTGGAAACAACAGCCATGCAGCTCAGACGGCGGATTTCCGCAGCGTTCAAAGACATGCCCGGCGGACAGCTGCTGGGCCCCACCTTTGACTACACACACCGGCTGCTCGACTTTTCACTGGCAGACGGACAGGCAAACCGGCACGCCGCACCGCCTGCCCCGCTGCAGGCGGAACCGCTGCAGGAACCCCATGCGGAAACACCGCGCATACTCGACTTTCTGCATGGCGACGGGCTGGTGGAAGCAGCCGGAAATCCTGACGCGCACCATGTGGGCGACATAACACGCGAACCTCTGGAACTGCCTGCTGAACGCGATATCCGTCTGCAGAACCTCACCCGTGCCGACGAAGGTTTTTTACTCGCCATGGGCTACTCCACCCAGCGCGGCTTCAAAAGCTCCGGGGGCCATCCTTTTGCCGGCGAAATACGCATGGGCAGCGTTGCCGTGCATGTGGTGCCCGAAGAACTGGGTTTCGCCGTCAACATAGGCGACATCACCGTTACCGAAAGCGAAATCGTCTCGCTGTATGACGGCAGCGAAGACACGCCGCCGGCCTTTACCAGAGGATACGGCATCACCTTCGGCAGCGGCGAACGCAAAGCCATTTCCATGGCGCTGGTGGACCGCGCCCTGCGCTGCCGCGAACTGCATGAAGATATCACCGCGCCCGCACAGGATGAAGAATTTGTGCTGATGCACAGCGACAATGTTGAAGCCACAGGTTTTGTGGAGCACCTCAAGCTGCCGCATCATGTGGACTTTCAGAGCGAGCTGGAAATACTGCGCCGCCTGCGCACCAACTGGGCGCAGAGCAAAGCCCGCAGAGAAGCGCGCGAACAGGCGGCACAGCAGGCGGCACAGCAGGCGGACCAGCAGGACAGCGCCAGCGCCGCCCTGCTGGAAGGAGCAGCATAA
- the phnH gene encoding phosphonate C-P lyase system protein PhnH, whose amino-acid sequence MTKQQMLPGFADPVHHSQQWYRALLNAMSRPGTVCAPCGEAMPQQVPAPCSPAAAGVALTLLDHETPVWLQQPESPLAHWLQFHCGCPLTHRPEDAAFAVITDSNTVPDWSRFATGTPEYPDRSATLIIQVQSAAAAGPVTLQGPGIQKEAHISVSGLADAFWTMHQANAALFPQGTDTILAAPEGVLCLPRTVRIRRQTTCM is encoded by the coding sequence ATGACCAAGCAGCAGATGCTTCCCGGCTTTGCCGACCCGGTACACCACAGTCAGCAGTGGTACCGTGCCCTGCTCAACGCCATGTCGCGTCCGGGCACCGTGTGCGCACCTTGCGGCGAGGCAATGCCGCAGCAGGTGCCCGCGCCATGCAGCCCCGCCGCGGCAGGAGTGGCTCTGACCCTGCTGGACCACGAAACCCCCGTCTGGCTGCAGCAGCCGGAAAGTCCGCTGGCGCACTGGCTGCAGTTCCACTGCGGCTGTCCGCTGACACACCGTCCGGAAGATGCCGCATTCGCCGTCATCACAGACAGTAACACCGTGCCGGACTGGTCCCGTTTTGCCACAGGCACGCCGGAATACCCCGACAGGTCAGCCACGCTCATCATTCAGGTGCAGTCCGCAGCAGCAGCCGGACCGGTAACGCTGCAGGGGCCCGGCATACAGAAAGAGGCACACATTTCCGTAAGCGGACTGGCCGATGCCTTCTGGACAATGCATCAGGCCAACGCCGCGCTGTTTCCGCAGGGAACAGACACCATCCTTGCCGCGCCCGAAGGAGTGCTCTGCCTTCCGCGCACGGTACGCATACGGAGGCAGACAACATGTATGTAG
- the phnG gene encoding phosphonate C-P lyase system protein PhnG, whose translation MDQIPTETRQHWMSVLARAPLAELEAAWNSLPRRPEYALLRQPETGLAMVQARTNGSGAPFNMGEMTLTRCAVDVNGFAGHAYVAGRSSRHAELAAVFDGLLQDPEHTGTLTRTVILPLQQRIAATRRTQAAQAAATRVEFFTMVRGEDQP comes from the coding sequence ATGGATCAGATACCTACAGAAACACGGCAGCACTGGATGTCCGTACTGGCACGGGCCCCGCTGGCCGAGCTGGAAGCAGCCTGGAACAGCCTGCCCCGCCGACCAGAATATGCGCTGCTGCGGCAGCCCGAAACCGGACTGGCCATGGTGCAGGCACGCACCAACGGCAGCGGCGCTCCGTTCAATATGGGTGAAATGACCCTGACCCGCTGTGCGGTGGATGTGAACGGCTTTGCCGGACACGCCTATGTGGCGGGCCGCAGCAGCCGCCACGCCGAGCTGGCCGCGGTCTTTGACGGGTTGCTGCAAGACCCTGAACACACCGGCACGCTCACACGCACGGTCATACTGCCTCTGCAGCAGCGCATAGCCGCAACCCGCCGCACGCAGGCGGCGCAGGCCGCGGCCACCAGAGTGGAATTTTTCACCATGGTACGCGGGGAGGACCAGCCATGA